In Dasypus novemcinctus isolate mDasNov1 chromosome 23, mDasNov1.1.hap2, whole genome shotgun sequence, the following proteins share a genomic window:
- the GNB2 gene encoding guanine nucleotide-binding protein G(I)/G(S)/G(T) subunit beta-2 has product MTGTCGPEKGSPKAHRAPLGPGQDALHSIPKGAHRSLRTAAPGPGEPPLFPRPPRGGPSPVPVRGSLRAGSPQGGGRCQTQNWGAELPSPVRSRPIREGQEASHVTTERVPPSAVPVPPLLVPGETPAEVLLFFRKQIISWGPPFFFWRRKSAESSLRCVRFHRGTEAVFFPFALPARRRWSRPAGPWARRRRPRHRRAGSLRSGERSAGGRAWATEEIHPRRRRRLRRGGRQDVPRSSSDPRAESTATGLGPAARSCLPRPPSRGPPPPPTPPHGPGAMSELEQLRQEAEQLRNQIRDARKACGDSTLTQITAGLDPVGRIQMRTRRTLRGHLAKIYAMHWGTDSRLLVSASQDGKLIIWDSYTTNKVHAIPLRSSWVMTCAYAPSGNFVACGGLDNICSIYSLKTREGNVRVSRELPGHTGYLSCCRFLDDNQIITSSGDTTCALWDIETGQQTVGFAGHSGDVMSLSLAPDGRTFVSGACDASIKLWDVRDSMCRQTFIGHESDINAVAFFPNGYAFTTGSDDATCRLFDLRADQELLMYSHDNIICGITSVAFSRSGRLLLAGYDDFNCNIWDAMKGDRAGVLAGHDNRVSCLGVTDDGMAVATGSWDSFLKIWN; this is encoded by the exons ATGACAGGGACATGCGGCCCTGAAAAGGGCTCTCCAAAAGCCCACCGGGCCCCGCTTGGGCCCGGGCAGGACGCTCTTCACAGCATTCCCAAGGGTGCGCACAGGTCCCTCCGCACTGCAGCTCCGGGACCTGGGGAACCGCCGCTTTTCCCGCGGCCGCCTCGTGGAGGGCCCAGCCCTGTCCCGGTCCGGGGATCTCTGAGAGCGGGCTCGCCCCAGGGCGGGGGGCGATGTCAAACCCAGAACTGGGGCGCCGAGCTCCCCAGCCCAGTCCGGAGCCGCCCAATCCGGGAGGGGCAGGAGGCCTCTCACGTGACCACCGAGCGGGTTCCCCCCTCCGCGGTGCCGGTACCACCTCTGTTAGTCCCGGGGGAGACCCCGGCGGAGGTCTTGCTCTTCTTCAGGAAGCAAATCATTTCTTGGggcccacctttttttttttggcgtcGAAAGAGCGCGGAGTCCTCCCTCCGTTGTGTCCGGTTCCACCGCGGCACCGAGGCGGTGTTTTTCCCTTTCGCCCTCCCCGCACGCAGGCGTTGGTCTCGTCCAGCCGGACCctgggcgcggcggcggcggccgcgtCACCGGCGGGCGGGATCCCTCCGCTCTGGGGAGCGCAGCGCCGGCGGCCGAGCCTGGGCGACTGAGGAAATCCatccgcgccgccgccgccgcctccgccgCGGAGGAAGACAGGACGTGCCGCGCTCCTCCAGCGACCCCCGCGCAGAGTCCACCGCCACAG GCCTCGGGCCAGCGGCGAGGAGCTGCCTCCCCCGGCCCCCGTCCCgcggccccccgccgcccccaacCCCGCCCCACGGGCCCGGCGCCATGAGTGAGCTGGAGCAACTGAGACAGGAGGCCGAGCAGCTCCGGAACCAGATCCGG GATGCCCGGAAAGCATGTGGGGATTCAACGCTGACCCAG ATCACAGCTGGGCTGGACCCAGTGGGGAGAATCCAGATGAGGACTCGGAGGACCCTCCGTGGGCACCTGGCAAAAATCTATGCCATGCATTGGGGCACCGATTCCAG GCTGCTGGTCAGTGCCTCCCAGGATGGGAAGCTCATCATCTGGGACAGCTACACCACCAACAAG GTCCACGCCATCCCTCTGCGCTCCTCCTGGGTCATGACCTGTGCCTACGCACCCTCAGGGAACTTTGTGGCTTGTGGGGGGTTGGACAACATCTGCTCCATCTACAGCCTCAAGACCCGTGAGGGCAATGTCAGGGTCAGCCGGGAGCTGCCTGGCCACACTG GGTACCTGTCGTGCTGCCGCTTCCTGGATGACAACCAAATCATCACCAGCTCGGGGGATACCACCTG TGCCCTGTGGGATATCGAGACAGGCCAGCAGACAGTAGGCTTTGCGGGACACAGTGGGGATGTGATGTCCCTGTCACTGGCCCCCGATGGCCGCACCTTTGTGTCTGGTGCCTGTGATGCCTCCATCAAGCTGTGGGACGTGCGGGATTCCATGTGCCGGCAGACTTTCATCGGCCACGAGTCTGACATCAACGCCGTGGCC TTCTTCCCCAACGGCTACGCCTTTACCACGGGCTCCGACGACGCCACTTGCCGCCTTTTTGACCTGCGAGCTGATCAGGAGCTCCTCATGTATTCCCACGACAACATCATCTGTGGCATCACCTCTGTTGCCTTCTCGCGCAGTGGCCGGCTGCTGCTCGCTGGCTATGACGACTTCAACTGCAACATCTGGGATGCCATGAAGGGGGACCGCGCAG GTGTCCTCGCAGGCCACGACAACCGCGTGAGCTGCCTGGGGGTCACTGATGATGGCATGGCGGTGGCCACAGGCTCCTGGGACTCCTTCCTCAAGATCTGGAACTAA